One segment of Spiroplasma cantharicola DNA contains the following:
- the mreB gene encoding rod shape-determining protein yields the protein MASWDRKREFVALDLGTANIVAYLGGQGIIYNEPSTMAYDVHTNTVIASGEAAYEMIGKTNDDIRMVVPLVDGVIADLDAAKDLIKIIFSRIKLSDILKNALVVLACPSGVTELERSALKQVVADMGARHVLVEEEVKLSAIGAGINISIASGHLVVDIGGGTTDIAIISAGDIIISRSIKVAGNHLDEEIRKYIRAEYNVLIGIKTAEKIKVEIGALTKIDNGRTFRAFGRDVISGLPREVVISPDEVKNALLAPFSKITDLIVEVMENTPAELAGDIIRNGITICGGGALIRGIDTYFESIFQLKVTKAQDPLLTVIEGTKEYEKQAEKWLEIIEIRDSREYNIK from the coding sequence ATGGCATCATGAGATCGTAAAAGAGAATTCGTTGCTTTAGATTTAGGAACAGCTAACATTGTTGCTTATCTAGGTGGACAAGGTATCATTTATAATGAACCTTCAACAATGGCATACGACGTTCATACAAATACTGTTATTGCTTCAGGAGAAGCTGCATACGAAATGATCGGAAAAACAAACGATGATATTAGAATGGTAGTTCCATTAGTTGATGGAGTTATAGCAGACCTTGACGCAGCTAAAGATTTAATTAAAATAATCTTTTCACGTATTAAATTATCAGACATCTTAAAAAATGCATTAGTAGTTCTTGCCTGCCCTTCAGGAGTTACTGAATTAGAGAGAAGTGCATTAAAACAAGTTGTTGCAGATATGGGAGCAAGACACGTTCTTGTTGAAGAAGAAGTTAAATTATCAGCAATCGGAGCTGGAATAAATATTTCTATCGCAAGTGGACACTTAGTTGTTGACATCGGTGGAGGAACTACTGATATAGCAATTATTTCAGCAGGTGATATTATTATTTCAAGATCAATTAAAGTTGCTGGAAATCATTTAGATGAAGAAATAAGAAAATATATTCGTGCTGAATATAATGTATTAATCGGAATTAAAACTGCTGAAAAAATTAAAGTTGAAATTGGAGCATTAACAAAAATAGATAATGGACGTACATTCCGTGCATTCGGACGTGACGTTATATCTGGTTTACCAAGAGAAGTTGTTATCTCACCAGATGAAGTTAAAAATGCTTTATTAGCACCATTTTCAAAAATAACAGACCTAATTGTTGAAGTTATGGAAAACACACCAGCTGAATTAGCTGGAGATATCATTAGAAATGGTATTACTATATGTGGAGGAGGAGCTTTAATTAGAGGAATTGATACTTACTTTGAATCAATTTTCCAATTAAAAGTAACTAAAGCTCAAGATCCATTACTAACAGTTATTGAAGGTACTAAAGAATACGAAAAACAAGCAGAAAAATGATTAGAAATCATCGAAATACGTGATTCAAGAGAATATAACATAAAATAA
- a CDS encoding rod shape-determining protein encodes MARASLRTKRHIAIDIGTSKTRIFIEKLGMVFNEASLIAIDYKTKKVISVGDATKKFVGKLSGTMQIKSLLKRGILTDMNLLKKFLSTILSKYEEEVKSSVVTLACPISMSDIERRALIESIKSLGVSHVVIEDDIKLALLGAGYNIYGSDSYMCLELGAGKATIGLVNNGETINYKWTKACGEAIDQEIIKVLKTKEGILIGDVTAEAIKIAVGSVLKNKEPLKTKAYGYDLNSSRPREIEVEDKDISKLILSVFGNITNTITALLEETQSEIAGDIIKNGLIITGGLARIPGVKLFFENFFEIPVIVAKNSSTATIEGAIMHKEKTFDIIEAMG; translated from the coding sequence GTGGCAAGAGCAAGTTTAAGAACAAAAAGACATATTGCAATAGACATTGGAACAAGTAAAACTAGAATTTTTATAGAAAAATTAGGAATGGTTTTTAATGAAGCAAGTTTAATAGCTATTGATTATAAAACCAAAAAAGTTATCTCTGTTGGAGATGCTACAAAAAAGTTTGTAGGTAAATTAAGTGGAACAATGCAAATTAAAAGTCTTTTAAAAAGAGGAATTTTAACAGATATGAATTTACTAAAAAAATTTTTATCAACTATTCTTTCAAAATATGAAGAAGAAGTAAAAAGCTCTGTTGTTACATTAGCTTGTCCAATAAGCATGAGTGATATCGAAAGAAGAGCATTAATTGAATCAATTAAATCTCTTGGAGTTTCTCATGTAGTTATTGAAGATGATATTAAATTAGCATTACTAGGTGCCGGATATAATATATATGGATCTGATTCATATATGTGTTTAGAACTTGGTGCTGGTAAAGCAACAATTGGATTAGTAAATAATGGAGAAACAATAAATTATAAATGAACAAAAGCTTGTGGTGAAGCAATTGACCAAGAAATTATAAAAGTGTTAAAAACAAAAGAAGGAATTTTAATTGGAGATGTAACTGCAGAAGCAATTAAAATTGCTGTTGGATCAGTGTTAAAGAATAAAGAGCCTTTAAAAACAAAAGCTTACGGTTATGATTTAAATTCATCAAGACCAAGAGAGATTGAAGTTGAAGATAAAGATATATCAAAACTTATTTTGTCAGTATTTGGAAATATAACTAATACAATAACTGCACTTCTTGAAGAAACTCAAAGTGAAATTGCAGGAGATATAATAAAGAATGGTTTAATTATTACAGGAGGACTTGCAAGAATTCCTGGTGTTAAGTTATTCTTTGAAAACTTCTTTGAAATTCCTGTAATAGTTGCAAAAAATTCTTCAACAGCAACTATTGAAGGAGCCATAATGCATAAGGAAAAAACATTTGATATTATAGAAGCAATGGGTTAG
- the argS gene encoding arginine--tRNA ligase has product MMNILIDKIRIVMEKAIKKLNLKGDILIERPKLIQNADFATNFALINSKLNTKNPIELAELIVNEIKNNEIFENVEFIKPGFINFRINNSLLNQVVEKIINEKDNFGKSKKKNKKYNLEIVSANPTGYLHVGHARNGAIGDSVARTLRFAGYDVETEYYVNDAGNQINVSAATLFYHYKKMQGLNVDKPEEMYGGEMYKEVATLFIEEYKDKFKDISIVNNKINNEEVNNLFKQKSIIFFMNEIKNQMSNLGVTIQHYSSEAKMYENDSINKIIKKYKELGATYEKDDALWLKTTEFGDDKDRVLKKTDGSFTYITPDIASHSNRIDRTKADKYINFWGGDHHGYITRLKAGLALLGYDFNLIDIDMIQMVRLMKDGQEFKMSKRKGTAVWLIDLLEMVGKDCIRYMLVSKTPSSHMDFDLDLALEKNSTNPVYYAQYATARSNKIISSFKKLKLEINNSILFESQKEKEIIILLDSFNSIVEYSASSRLPNIICDFIQTLAKSFHSYYAETKILDEQNINLTNQRVLLIKSIYQVLSNAFNLIGIDVKDDM; this is encoded by the coding sequence ATTATGAATATATTAATAGATAAAATTAGAATTGTTATGGAAAAAGCAATTAAAAAACTTAATTTAAAAGGAGATATTTTAATTGAGAGACCAAAATTAATTCAGAATGCCGATTTTGCAACAAATTTTGCTTTGATTAATTCAAAACTAAATACAAAAAATCCTATAGAATTAGCAGAATTAATTGTAAATGAAATTAAAAATAATGAGATTTTTGAAAATGTTGAATTTATAAAACCAGGTTTCATAAATTTTAGAATAAATAATTCTCTTTTAAACCAAGTAGTTGAAAAAATAATAAATGAAAAAGATAACTTTGGTAAATCAAAAAAGAAAAATAAAAAATATAATTTAGAAATAGTTTCTGCAAACCCTACTGGGTATTTACACGTTGGTCACGCAAGAAATGGTGCTATTGGTGACTCTGTTGCAAGAACATTAAGATTTGCTGGATATGATGTAGAAACAGAATATTATGTTAACGATGCTGGTAATCAAATTAATGTATCTGCTGCTACTCTTTTTTATCATTACAAAAAGATGCAAGGATTAAATGTTGATAAGCCAGAAGAAATGTATGGTGGAGAAATGTATAAAGAAGTAGCCACACTTTTTATAGAGGAATACAAAGATAAATTTAAAGATATCTCAATAGTAAATAATAAAATTAATAATGAAGAGGTAAATAATTTATTTAAGCAAAAATCAATTATCTTTTTTATGAATGAAATTAAAAATCAAATGAGCAATTTGGGAGTTACTATTCAACACTATTCTAGTGAAGCAAAAATGTATGAAAATGATTCAATTAATAAAATTATAAAAAAATATAAGGAACTTGGAGCAACTTATGAAAAAGATGATGCCTTGTGACTTAAAACAACAGAATTTGGTGATGATAAAGATAGAGTTCTTAAAAAAACTGATGGAAGTTTTACATATATAACTCCTGATATTGCATCACATAGTAATAGAATAGATAGAACAAAAGCAGATAAATATATTAACTTTTGAGGTGGAGATCACCATGGTTATATAACAAGATTAAAGGCTGGTCTTGCCTTATTAGGATATGATTTTAATTTAATTGATATAGACATGATTCAAATGGTTCGTCTAATGAAAGATGGACAAGAGTTCAAAATGTCAAAACGTAAAGGTACAGCTGTTTGATTAATAGACCTATTGGAAATGGTTGGAAAAGATTGTATTAGATACATGTTAGTTTCTAAAACTCCATCAAGTCATATGGACTTTGACTTAGACCTTGCATTAGAAAAAAATTCAACTAACCCTGTTTATTATGCTCAGTATGCAACAGCAAGATCTAATAAAATAATTTCTAGTTTTAAAAAATTAAAACTAGAAATTAATAACTCAATTCTTTTTGAAAGTCAAAAAGAAAAGGAAATTATAATATTGTTAGATAGTTTTAATTCAATAGTTGAATACTCAGCAAGTTCTAGACTGCCTAATATTATTTGTGATTTTATACAAACATTAGCAAAATCATTTCATTCTTATTATGCAGAAACAAAAATATTAGATGAGCAAAATATTAATTTAACTAACCAAAGAGTTTTATTAATAAAATCAATTTATCAAGTATTATCAAATGCTTTTAATTTAATAGGAATTGATGTTAAAGATGATATGTAA